From Cecembia calidifontis, one genomic window encodes:
- a CDS encoding rhodanese-like domain-containing protein, producing MKPVLLILSLSIFFYACGPQSGQNDNKVETVKPKGQIQNVSSAKFYELIQSDNGIVLDVRTLGEFQQGHLPNALVIDIYQRDFEEKIKSLPKDKEIYVYCTVGARSRQAAGILQKNGFEKVYNLEGGIMDWARNRYPITQK from the coding sequence ATGAAGCCTGTTCTTCTAATTTTATCCCTTTCTATCTTCTTCTATGCCTGTGGTCCGCAAAGCGGACAAAATGACAATAAAGTGGAGACCGTAAAGCCAAAAGGCCAAATTCAAAATGTGTCTTCCGCAAAATTTTATGAATTGATTCAATCAGACAATGGTATTGTACTTGATGTAAGGACATTGGGGGAATTTCAACAAGGACACCTACCCAATGCGCTTGTCATTGATATTTACCAAAGAGATTTTGAAGAAAAAATAAAATCCCTTCCAAAGGACAAAGAAATCTATGTGTATTGTACAGTGGGGGCAAGGAGTAGACAGGCTGCCGGTATCCTTCAAAAAAACGGTTTTGAGAAAGTATATAATTTGGAGGGGGGTATAATGGATTGGGCAAGAAACAGGTACCCTATCACTCAAAAATGA
- a CDS encoding 3-keto-disaccharide hydrolase produces the protein MFKKTVLNLIVGSAMLYACGGNQDKVVEAAAVEVPQSEWISLFDGESFQGWSKYGGGPVGAAWKIQDGAIYLDASNKDEWQAGDGGDVVTNEEFGDFHFQVEWKIAKNGNSGIMFFVHESPEYAYPWMTGPEMQVLDNDGHPDAKIRTHRAGDLYDLIESSEETVKPVGEWNLAEIIAKDGNLELYLNGVMVVATTMWTEEWDEMVANSKFKDMPGFGKFQKGKIALQDHGDEVWFRNIRIKKL, from the coding sequence ATGTTTAAGAAAACTGTTTTAAACCTAATAGTAGGTTCCGCAATGCTTTACGCTTGTGGAGGAAATCAAGATAAAGTCGTTGAAGCAGCAGCAGTTGAAGTCCCTCAAAGTGAATGGATAAGCCTTTTTGATGGAGAGTCATTCCAAGGTTGGTCCAAATACGGAGGTGGACCTGTGGGAGCTGCCTGGAAAATTCAGGATGGAGCGATCTATTTGGATGCCTCTAATAAAGATGAATGGCAGGCGGGCGACGGCGGGGACGTTGTTACCAATGAGGAGTTTGGTGACTTTCACTTTCAGGTGGAATGGAAAATCGCAAAGAACGGTAATTCAGGAATCATGTTTTTTGTCCATGAATCACCTGAATACGCTTATCCTTGGATGACCGGACCCGAAATGCAGGTATTGGACAATGATGGGCATCCGGATGCCAAAATCAGGACCCACAGAGCTGGTGATCTTTATGATTTGATTGAATCCAGTGAAGAAACGGTAAAGCCTGTTGGGGAATGGAATCTGGCCGAAATAATTGCCAAGGATGGCAATCTGGAATTATACCTTAATGGTGTAATGGTGGTAGCTACCACCATGTGGACTGAAGAATGGGATGAAATGGTCGCCAACTCCAAATTCAAGGATATGCCGGGTTTTGGTAAATTCCAAAAAGGAAAGATAGCCCTTCAGGACCATGGCGATGAAGTATGGTTCAGAAATATCAGAATTAAAAAACTATAA
- a CDS encoding c-type cytochrome yields the protein MKLNKSLSAGVILLSLIAYSCGGGGSSSSESSSSSAPSAPAASAPVSLEDKYKDDPVFIAGSAKAKESGCTACHMVERKIVGPSYADVAAKYDNTEENVKMLTEHVINGFVGNWGEVPMPAHPHLAKEDVETIVKYVLLLKK from the coding sequence ATGAAGCTTAATAAATCTTTGTCAGCAGGAGTAATACTATTGTCATTAATTGCCTATTCCTGTGGCGGTGGGGGATCGAGTTCCTCAGAATCAAGTAGTTCAAGTGCTCCATCAGCCCCAGCCGCATCCGCACCTGTGAGCTTGGAAGATAAATACAAAGACGATCCGGTATTTATTGCTGGTTCGGCGAAGGCCAAAGAATCAGGCTGTACCGCCTGTCATATGGTCGAAAGGAAGATTGTAGGTCCATCTTATGCTGATGTAGCGGCCAAGTATGATAATACGGAAGAAAATGTGAAGATGCTTACCGAACATGTCATCAATGGTTTTGTAGGCAATTGGGGTGAAGTTCCCATGCCTGCCCATCCCCATTTGGCTAAAGAAGATGTGGAAACTATTGTAAAGTATGTGCTTTTGCTTAAAAAATAA
- a CDS encoding sugar phosphate isomerase/epimerase family protein, whose protein sequence is MKTIKGPAIFLAQFADDVAPFNNLKNICEWMANVGYKGVQIPSWDGRMIDLQKAAESKTYADEIKGIVNEAGLEITELSTHLQGQLVAVHPAYNELFDAFAPANLAGDLKGKSAWATQQLKYAAKASANLGLNAHATFSGALMWHTVYPWPQRPAGLVNTGFTELAKRWLPILDTFEEYGIDVCYELHPGEDLHDGITFEMFLEKVNNHKRANILYDPSHFVLQCLDYLQFIDFYHERIKMFHVKDAEFNPTGKQGVYGGYQSWVERAGRFRSLGDGQVDFSGIFSKLSQYDYSGWAVLEWECAIKHPEQGAIEGAQFIADHIIRVTEKAFDDFAAAGADEAFNKKILGI, encoded by the coding sequence ATGAAAACCATAAAAGGACCCGCAATATTTCTAGCCCAATTTGCCGATGATGTGGCGCCATTCAATAATCTTAAAAACATCTGTGAATGGATGGCCAATGTAGGTTACAAAGGGGTGCAGATTCCTTCCTGGGACGGAAGAATGATCGACCTTCAAAAAGCCGCAGAAAGTAAGACTTATGCTGATGAAATTAAAGGAATCGTAAATGAAGCGGGGTTAGAGATTACCGAACTTTCTACCCATTTGCAAGGACAATTGGTGGCTGTCCATCCTGCTTATAATGAATTGTTTGATGCCTTTGCACCTGCCAACCTTGCAGGAGACCTGAAGGGAAAATCAGCTTGGGCTACACAGCAGCTGAAATATGCAGCCAAAGCATCTGCCAACTTGGGTTTGAATGCCCATGCTACATTTTCCGGTGCACTGATGTGGCATACAGTCTATCCCTGGCCTCAAAGACCTGCCGGTTTGGTCAATACAGGATTCACAGAATTAGCAAAAAGATGGTTGCCCATATTGGATACCTTTGAAGAATATGGGATAGACGTTTGCTACGAGCTCCATCCCGGTGAAGACCTTCATGATGGGATTACTTTTGAGATGTTTTTGGAAAAAGTTAACAACCATAAGAGAGCCAATATTCTGTATGATCCAAGCCATTTTGTATTACAGTGTTTGGATTATCTTCAATTCATTGATTTCTATCATGAAAGAATCAAAATGTTCCATGTCAAAGATGCAGAATTCAATCCGACAGGGAAACAAGGTGTTTATGGAGGATATCAGAGTTGGGTAGAAAGAGCTGGAAGATTCAGGTCTTTGGGAGATGGCCAAGTTGATTTTAGTGGTATATTTAGCAAACTTTCCCAATATGATTATTCAGGGTGGGCTGTATTGGAATGGGAATGTGCTATCAAACATCCAGAACAAGGTGCCATTGAAGGAGCCCAGTTTATTGCAGATCATATCATCAGGGTAACCGAAAAAGCCTTTGATGATTTTGCTGCCGCTGGAGCCGATGAGGCCTTCAATAAAAAGATTTTAGGAATTTAA